Genomic window (Nitratidesulfovibrio vulgaris str. Hildenborough):
GGCTGGACGGCGCGGCCTACCTCATCGACGTGAACCCGCGCTTCTGGGGGTCGCTGGCGCACAGCGTGGCGCGGGGGGTGGACTTTCCGCACTACTATTACCGCCTTGCCATGGGCGAGCGCGATGTGGCGGTGCCGCAGGCCCCCCCCGGCGTGGTCACCCGCTGGCTCGGTGGCGACATCATGCGCGTGGGGGCGCAGTTCATCGCCGCACGCGACAGGCTTGGCTACATCTCCGGGGCGTTGAGGCAGCGCAGGCGCGTGGCGGCCTACGACGACTTCGACCTCGCCGACCCGCTGCCCATGCTGGCATGGAGCGCGGGGCAGGCGGTGCGCGCCGTCCGCAAGGCCTTTGGCATGACGACCACCAGCGAGGCGCTTTCCGGCGTCTGGGAATGACGGGCGGTGTACGGGGCGGACTGCGAGACGGGCTGCGAGACGGGCTGCGGGGCATGACCGGCCCCCGGACGGACGGGCGAGGTCACGGCGACGATGCGGAACGGATGACGACAACGGAATGAACCGCAGGAGAAGGCCATGACGGACGCGACACGACGCGGAACGCGCAACGACACGGTGCAGGCGTTGAAGCTGCTGTTCCTGCTGGTCATCTGCTACGGGCACCTCTTCGCCGAAGGCCCGGCTGCGACCCTGCCGGGTTCGACGCTGATGGATGGCCTGCCCATGCGCCTGTGGTGGGTTCCCGGCGATGTGGGGCTGTTCTTCTTCACTGCAACGTCGGGGTACTTCACCGCGCTGCGCTACCCCGGTGCGGCGATGATGCAGGGCTACTGGCGGCGCAAGGTCTCGCGCCTGTGCGGGCTTTTCCTGTTCCTCAACGCGGTGCTGGGCTGCGTGTTCCTCGCCACCGGGCGCGAGGGCGTCTTCACGTGGGATGCGCTGGTGAACCTGCTTGGCCTCAACGGTTTTCTCAACTGGTTCCATCTCGGCAACGACAGCCCCTTCGGGGCGGGGCAGTGGTTCTTCACCCTGCTGTTGCTGTTCTACCTCGTCTATCCGGTGATGAACCGTGCGGTGACCACCCCGGCGCGCGGGCGGTTGCTGCTGTGGGGTTGCGTGGCGCTGGCGGCGGTCATGCAGGTGCGTCTTCCCTACGGGCATTCGCTGTGGTCGACATCGGTGGGCTTCGTGGCGGGCTTCTGGCTGGCGCGCTTCGGCGGTTCGCACCCCGCACGCAGCGGATGGTTCGCCCTGTGCGCCTGCCTCGCAGGGGCGGTGGCGTACCGCTTCATCGGGCATCTGCCCGTGCTGGCGTACTCCGTCATCGGCCTTGCCGGGTACGTCTGTACCGTGCTTGCGCTGACGGTGCGTCTTCCCCTGCTGCCAGCGAGGGTCCTCGATGCGGTGGGCGACCTGATGCTGCCCCTCTACATCATCCACACCTACTTCAGGCTGCCGCTGGCGCAGGACCCGTACCTCGACGCCTTGCTGGTGCTGACCATGAACGCGGGCATCGCGTGGGTGCTGCTGAAGGCGTACGCCCTGCTTGCGGGACGGCGTCGGCATGCGGGGCCGCCCACCGTCGCCCCGAGGGGGGCTGGCATGGCGGGTTCCGGTGTGCCCGGTCCCGGTACGGGCGGCAGGGCGAAACCCGTGGCCAGCCCCGCACTGGCGGCGAAAGCGCACCATGCGGCGAA
Coding sequences:
- a CDS encoding acyltransferase family protein, with product MTDATRRGTRNDTVQALKLLFLLVICYGHLFAEGPAATLPGSTLMDGLPMRLWWVPGDVGLFFFTATSGYFTALRYPGAAMMQGYWRRKVSRLCGLFLFLNAVLGCVFLATGREGVFTWDALVNLLGLNGFLNWFHLGNDSPFGAGQWFFTLLLLFYLVYPVMNRAVTTPARGRLLLWGCVALAAVMQVRLPYGHSLWSTSVGFVAGFWLARFGGSHPARSGWFALCACLAGAVAYRFIGHLPVLAYSVIGLAGYVCTVLALTVRLPLLPARVLDAVGDLMLPLYIIHTYFRLPLAQDPYLDALLVLTMNAGIAWVLLKAYALLAGRRRHAGPPTVAPRGAGMAGSGVPGPGTGGRAKPVASPALAAKAHHAANAETPSPQALATHEPAVQAASGLTPAGQTASGQTASGQTPSGQTPSGQTLSAQALSGQTYSGQTHSGRSSPGRQSSPLPARTKGEGTP